In the genome of Desulfovibrio desulfuricans, one region contains:
- the rfbD gene encoding dTDP-4-dehydrorhamnose reductase has product MAKALVLGGATGLLGQALTRVLKAREWEVATLGRENGNLLDMAFLQSAIAGAQADVVFNTVAWTAVDDAEDHKDEACQLNRALPAAIARCVKAQSAGFFVQYSTDFIFSGTGETPWKETDLPQPASVYARTKLEGEKAVMEILPDRACIVRTAWLFGPGRKNFVDTILAACQRRDSINVVHDQTGSPTYTLDLAHWSAALAEKRAAGIWHAVNGGQASWCDLACESVSLAGASCRVVPIDSAEWPQKARRPVFSVLDNSKLAGLLGKPLRPWPQALRDYIFSEYLPSHTGKGGAQ; this is encoded by the coding sequence ATGGCAAAAGCTCTGGTACTTGGTGGGGCAACCGGCCTTTTGGGCCAGGCCCTGACGCGAGTGCTTAAAGCCCGCGAGTGGGAAGTAGCAACCCTGGGCCGTGAAAACGGCAACCTGCTGGACATGGCCTTTCTGCAATCCGCCATTGCCGGGGCGCAGGCCGACGTAGTGTTCAACACTGTGGCCTGGACGGCAGTGGACGATGCAGAGGACCACAAGGACGAGGCCTGCCAGCTCAACCGTGCCCTGCCCGCAGCCATTGCGCGTTGCGTCAAGGCGCAGAGCGCGGGCTTTTTTGTGCAGTACAGCACCGACTTCATCTTTTCCGGCACGGGCGAAACCCCCTGGAAAGAAACCGACCTGCCCCAGCCCGCCTCGGTCTATGCCCGCACCAAGCTTGAAGGCGAAAAGGCCGTGATGGAAATCTTGCCAGACCGCGCCTGCATTGTGCGCACCGCCTGGCTTTTTGGCCCCGGACGCAAAAATTTTGTGGATACCATCCTTGCCGCCTGCCAGCGCCGCGACTCCATAAATGTGGTGCACGACCAGACAGGCTCGCCCACCTACACGCTTGATCTGGCGCACTGGAGCGCCGCCCTGGCCGAAAAACGCGCGGCGGGCATCTGGCATGCCGTAAACGGCGGTCAGGCCAGCTGGTGCGATCTGGCCTGCGAGTCGGTATCGCTTGCCGGGGCTTCGTGCCGCGTCGTACCCATTGATTCGGCGGAGTGGCCGCAAAAAGCCCGCAGGCCGGTTTTTTCCGTACTGGACAACAGCAAGCTGGCCGGTTTGCTGGGCAAGCCCCTGCGCCCATGGCCCCAGGCCCTGCGCGACTATATTTTTAGCGAATATCTGCCCTCTCACACTGGCAAAGGTGGGGCGCAGTGA
- a CDS encoding DUF3179 domain-containing protein, producing MRRAGAASGRVLSPARLPGRGLIAALLVMACLGVLWNGPAQARPRSLQELAAIMGKMVETGVKYGSIPSLYRPRYDLVQDANLSLSDDEVVFVVMLPGGPRVYPQRIMVWHQVVNEIVDDKAYAITYCPTTGTLMAYDSTMGGLNLIFDTEGRLYDGNSVLIDRNSGSLWLQETGMAFDGPLLGRGLPMAPVYWTNWGAAKRTFPQAVVLAKPNGNKPYGRDPYGNYLRRGTYYDNDRLIYPVERMDKRFARKTPMFCIEYEGYLLAIDIGYVRKKGAVNFFVGPHALVAVYDRGLEVVRLFNRQIWSEPFLFVAQNGKLMDLTTRSLWDPRSGVATEGNMKGASMPQFYGAYSMWFAWYSINPETLVIPGPGEVPEKLLSPAPPGQ from the coding sequence GTGAGGCGTGCCGGCGCTGCCTCGGGGCGGGTGTTGTCGCCTGCCCGCCTGCCCGGACGCGGCCTGATTGCGGCGCTGCTGGTTATGGCCTGCCTGGGCGTGCTGTGGAACGGACCGGCGCAGGCGCGGCCCCGCAGTCTGCAGGAACTTGCCGCCATCATGGGCAAAATGGTTGAAACCGGCGTCAAGTACGGTTCCATCCCCTCCCTGTACCGCCCGCGCTACGACCTTGTGCAGGACGCAAACCTGAGCCTCAGCGACGACGAGGTGGTTTTTGTGGTCATGCTGCCGGGCGGGCCGCGCGTGTACCCGCAGCGCATCATGGTCTGGCATCAGGTCGTCAACGAAATCGTGGACGACAAGGCCTACGCCATCACCTACTGTCCCACCACGGGCACGCTCATGGCCTATGACTCCACCATGGGCGGCCTGAACCTTATTTTTGACACCGAAGGACGCCTCTACGACGGCAACAGCGTGCTCATCGACCGCAATTCCGGCAGCCTTTGGCTGCAGGAGACAGGCATGGCCTTTGACGGCCCCCTGCTGGGCCGCGGGCTGCCCATGGCCCCCGTGTACTGGACAAACTGGGGCGCGGCAAAGCGCACCTTTCCGCAGGCGGTGGTGCTGGCCAAGCCAAACGGCAACAAGCCATACGGGCGCGACCCCTACGGCAACTACCTGCGCAGGGGCACCTACTACGACAACGACAGGCTCATCTACCCTGTCGAGCGCATGGACAAGCGTTTTGCCCGCAAAACACCCATGTTCTGCATCGAGTACGAGGGATATCTGCTGGCCATCGACATCGGCTACGTCAGAAAAAAAGGCGCGGTAAACTTTTTTGTGGGGCCGCACGCCCTGGTGGCCGTTTACGACCGAGGGCTTGAAGTGGTGCGTCTTTTCAACCGTCAGATATGGTCCGAGCCGTTCCTGTTCGTTGCCCAGAACGGCAAGCTCATGGACCTGACAACCCGCAGCCTGTGGGACCCCAGATCAGGCGTTGCGACTGAGGGCAACATGAAGGGCGCGTCCATGCCGCAGTTTTACGGCGCGTATTCCATGTGGTTTGCCTGGTACAGCATCAACCCGGAAACACTGGTAATTCCCGGCCCCGGCGAAGTGCCGGAAAAGCTGCTTTCGCCCGCGCCGCCCGGCCAGTAG
- a CDS encoding HD domain-containing protein, with the protein MNSAISPALADISTHLAWFTAYASQKKAMETGDASPMDLKITHTMHVLDNARHTVEGEGFDAATARQSLLAALYHDVGRFEQYLRYHTFRDRESCNHGQMGVRILKAHRCLAHETPETRKVVMAAVGMHNRFALPAKTPALVALVTNVVRDADKLDILRIMDEHLNGPGPYNPSVVLQQPDDPTIASPAIMQAVRDHRVAAYADLSCVNDFRLLLGTWFFDLHFASSRRKFLQDGHTQKLLRHLPDTAPQAPARDYLLGLLDAAQRSQ; encoded by the coding sequence ATGAACAGCGCGATCTCTCCTGCACTTGCAGATATATCTACCCATCTGGCATGGTTTACCGCCTACGCCAGCCAAAAAAAGGCCATGGAAACGGGCGACGCCTCTCCCATGGATCTTAAAATCACGCACACCATGCATGTGCTGGACAATGCCCGCCATACCGTGGAGGGCGAGGGCTTTGACGCCGCAACCGCGCGGCAGAGTCTTCTGGCGGCGCTGTACCACGACGTGGGCCGGTTTGAGCAATATCTGCGCTACCACACCTTCCGGGACAGGGAATCGTGCAACCACGGGCAGATGGGCGTGCGCATTCTCAAGGCGCACCGCTGCCTTGCGCATGAAACCCCTGAAACGCGCAAGGTGGTTATGGCGGCCGTGGGCATGCACAACCGTTTTGCCCTGCCCGCAAAAACGCCCGCCCTGGTGGCCCTGGTCACCAATGTGGTGCGCGATGCGGACAAACTGGACATTTTGCGGATCATGGACGAGCACCTCAACGGCCCCGGCCCCTACAACCCCAGCGTGGTGCTGCAGCAGCCGGACGACCCCACCATCGCCAGCCCCGCCATCATGCAGGCGGTGCGCGACCACCGGGTGGCGGCCTATGCCGACCTCAGCTGCGTCAACGACTTTCGCCTGTTGCTGGGCACATGGTTTTTTGACCTGCATTTTGCCTCAAGCCGACGCAAGTTTCTGCAGGACGGGCACACGCAAAAACTGCTGCGCCACCTGCCCGACACGGCCCCCCAGGCCCCGGCGCGCGACTATCTGCTGGGACTTCTGGACGCTGCGCAGCGGAGCCAGTAA